ATCGACCAGGAGGTTGAGGGTCAAGAAGATCAGGGCCATGACGAAGACGATCGCCTGCACGGTCGGGTAGTCCCGGTAGCTGACCGCCTGGACCAGCGCGGTGCCCATGCCGGGAACGGCGAAGATGAACTCCATGATGACGATCCCGCCCAGGAGGCGACCGCCCCACCAGCCGATGAACGTCACCACCGGCAGCAGCGAGTTTCTGAGGGCGTGGCGGTAGACGACGGCCCAGTGGCCAAGCCCCTTGGCCCGCGCGGTCCGGATGTAGTCCTGGCGAATGACCTCCAGCATCTGCGAGCGGGTGAGGCGCGTGATGGGCGCGCTGATGTAATAGGCCTGGGCCAGCGTGGGCCAGACGAGCTGCTTCAGGTTCTCCAGCGGGTCTTGGGTGAGCGCCACGAACTCCAGGGGTGGCAGCCACCGGAAGAACCTGACCAGTCCATAGAGGATCAGGACACCGGTGAAGAAGATCGGCAGGCTGAGGCCGCTGATGCTCACGAGCCGTACGAGGTAATCGGCCCAGGTGTTCTGGCGCGTCGCCGACACTACGCCGAGCGGGATGGCCCAGACGATGGCGACGACGAGCGTGAGGAACGCAA
This region of Candidatus Methylomirabilota bacterium genomic DNA includes:
- a CDS encoding ABC transporter permease; translation: MRKYVARRLLLFVPTLLGASVLIFVLLRLVPGDIAEILVYQAGTESSAIQQKQVEQIRREFGLDRPVVVQYVLWLGNALRGDFGYSYTQRRPVADILSERFPRSLELAFLTLVVAIVWAIPLGVVSATRQNTWADYLVRLVSISGLSLPIFFTGVLILYGLVRFFRWLPPLEFVALTQDPLENLKQLVWPTLAQAYYISAPITRLTRSQMLEVIRQDYIRTARAKGLGHWAVVYRHALRNSLLPVVTFIGWWGGRLLGGIVIMEFIFAVPGMGTALVQAVSYRDYPTVQAIVFVMALIFLTLNLLVDLLYGWLDPRIRYA